DNA from Verrucomicrobiota bacterium:
TGGAGGTAGCGCGGGTTGTTGAAGTAAGTCTGCCAGGCGTAGTCGCGGAACTGAACGACTTGGGCGGACGTAAGGTTCTTGGTTGGCAAGGGTTCACTGTCGTAAGAGAGAAACGCATAACCGCTGTAAGAGGAGGGGAGCTTCCAACCATTGGCCTTGGCAGTGTAGTAGAGCGGGCTGCCGGGCAATGCCTGACACGGATACATGTTTGCCATCTCGGTGTTCAGTTCGAGCGAGAGGTTGAGCGTTTCCTGCATAGTGTCGAGCGTGTCCTCGGGCAGGCCGAAGATGTAGTTGGAGATGACGTAAATGCCGGAATTGCGCACGGTCTTGATGACTTCGCGGATGTCCACGTCCTCGAAACTACCTTTGGAAACTTCGCGGCGGATGGTCCGGTTGGCGGCTTCGACGCCGAGCGCGAGCCACTTGATGCCAGCCTTGTGAAATTGTTCCAGATACTGCGGGCGCACGGTATCCACGCGCGAATAAGTCCACAACCTAAAACCATAGTCGCGTTCGGCCAGACCGTTCACGAGTGGCTCGAAATAGTTTTTGTTCAAAAAGAACATTTCGTCCGAGACGCGGATGGTTTGCACACCCATACCCGCAAGGTTCTCAAACTCCTTTAACATGAACGTCGGCGACCAGAAGCGCATATTGGGCGAATTGGCCGACGCGATCCCGTCCGAGTTGTTCACGCGGTTGACGATGTTGATCATGCAGAAGTCGCACTTGAACTTGCAGCCCAGCGACGTGTAGATGGCGGCAAACGGCGTGCGCAGGTCGTGATTGAATTCCGCGTGCCAGAAGTGGGCGCGGTAAAGGTCGAGCGCGGTTTTTTTGCGGGGCAGCAAATCCCACGCGTAGCCGGGCAGGTCCGCGTCCATGCGGTCGTTGGGCACGACGCGCTCGGGCGGGTTCAACACCGGCACGCCATTTTGCTTGTGCCCGATGCCCTTGACCTGATCGAGCTTGGACTGCAAATCCGTCCGCAACAAATTCTGCAGGGCGTACACTCCCTCGTTGAGCAAAACAAAATCCACTTCGGGCAACGACAGGACTTCCAGGGGCAGTGCGCTGGTGTGCGAGCCGACGAAACAAGTGCGGGTTTCGGGATACGCCGCCTTGAGTTGCTGCGCCAGCGAGGATGTGCCAATCATGCTCGTCGTGCCGGAATTGGGATTCTGCCCATACATCACGAAACACACGAGGCGGGCCCGGGCTTCGCCGATGCGAGTCACGGCTTGAGCTTCGGGAAGCCGTTCCGCACCGCAATCGAGGATATCCACACCGAAACCGTTGGTGCGGCAGGCTTGTGCCAGCAGCAGCGCCCACGTCGGCGGCTCGATGGCCGAGAAGTCCTTGCTTAGTTCCTGGTAGGCTTGTGCGGCGGAGTCGGGGCTGACGAAGAGGACATCAAGTTGGCGGTTCATAACGAGAGGACGGGTTAGAGGCCGTTGAGCAAATGACACAGTGCTTGGATGCGATCCGTTTCCAGTTCGGGATAGTTGCCGATATATGCGCCGAAGAAATGGACATGGTCCACCTGCGGATAGTTTTTGTATTCGTCGCGCATGAGCCGTCGCAGGAACGGTTGACGAAGCTGGTTGCCGCCGCCGGACGTACCGCGTCGGAATTCGATCTTATGTTCGCGCAAAGTCTTTTCAATGCGCTGCCATAGTGCCTGATCTGGCTCGCACAGAACGAGCGTGAA
Protein-coding regions in this window:
- a CDS encoding radical SAM protein, which produces MNRQLDVLFVSPDSAAQAYQELSKDFSAIEPPTWALLLAQACRTNGFGVDILDCGAERLPEAQAVTRIGEARARLVCFVMYGQNPNSGTTSMIGTSSLAQQLKAAYPETRTCFVGSHTSALPLEVLSLPEVDFVLLNEGVYALQNLLRTDLQSKLDQVKGIGHKQNGVPVLNPPERVVPNDRMDADLPGYAWDLLPRKKTALDLYRAHFWHAEFNHDLRTPFAAIYTSLGCKFKCDFCMINIVNRVNNSDGIASANSPNMRFWSPTFMLKEFENLAGMGVQTIRVSDEMFFLNKNYFEPLVNGLAERDYGFRLWTYSRVDTVRPQYLEQFHKAGIKWLALGVEAANRTIRREVSKGSFEDVDIREVIKTVRNSGIYVISNYIFGLPEDTLDTMQETLNLSLELNTEMANMYPCQALPGSPLYYTAKANGWKLPSSYSGYAFLSYDSEPLPTKNLTSAQVVQFRDYAWQTYFNNPRYLQLVERTFGIQQRKNVQDMASIRLKRKLLGD